Below is a window of Colias croceus chromosome 15, ilColCroc2.1 DNA.
CAGTGTACTTAGTAGCATTTTTAAGTTCTTTAATCTAATTCTcttgataaaaattaagtcttttaagttttaaataaacattaggtGTGTcgtttaaattcatttttagataatatcgtcaatatttatttaagggtGCTATGTTACCAAGTATGATTCAGGTATTGAGGCATTGGGTACCTCCAATAGAAAGACATTATTTTATGTGGGCTTATTGTGGTAAGTTCTGTGGTTTCTATTTAATTACACACTAACTTgttcaattaaatattgattttcttGGGCAGGAATAACAACTGGGACTTGCTCCACATTTCTTATTTGTGCTGCGGTACAATTTTATTCTAAATGGTCGGTTGGTTTCTATATGTGTGGGGCAGTTCAAATTCTATGGGCTACCATATGGTTGCTAGTGGTTAACGATTCTCCAGATAAACATTCCTTCATTTCAAAGGACGAATTGACATATCTGAAGGATACTATTGGTTCAGTGTTTACGATACAagtaagataatattttcttgattaatagtattttttcctttaattaACCTCGTcttctaataatttatgacTTACCTTGGTTTTCACCCTTGTCTAACTTTTGTCTTTTTGTTCAGCTAATGAATTCTCAAGCTCCCtggaaattaatattgaagtCAGTACCCTTTTGGGCAGtttgtatattaaattttggctATGCATGGATGATCATATCGCTGTGTCTTCACGGACCATTGTATTACACTGTAATTTTGAGATATAGTATTTATGAAGTACGTTTGTTATAAATGACAATAAATTTTacgttaatgttattttttcttcttaaGTTTCGAAATTTCAGGCCTCTACATTAACGGCTCTACCATTTCTGATGAGACTAATTTTGGGTACAATAATCATTCAAACCTATTTTTGGTATAAACATAATACCAAGTTTAGAGTAATCAAGAATacaaggaaatattttatcattgtcTGTAagttaaataggtttgaaagGTTCTTTTGAATGCCTTTTTGAGTCTATTTAGTAGTTTTCCACAGCGCATGTGATCCCGGGTATTATTATTTCCATGTCATGGTTTGTTCCCATTGCTCCTGGGCCTACAATTTTGACGATTGCTGTAACACTAACAGCAGCAGGAATGGATCTTATATTTGATATATGTTACGTAAGTTTGGAGaactcattttttttgttatcctctaaatctaatatctaatatatattataaaggcgaaagtttataagtatggatgtatggatgtatggatgtttgttactctttcacgtaaaaactgctgaaccgattataatgaaatttggcacagatatagagggtaacttatattaacacataggatagtttttatcccggaaatcccacgggaacgggaactatgcgggttttcctttgcaaacgcgggcgaagccgcgggcggaaatctagttatggATATTAAATAAAGCTTTGAGCATCGTTTGTGTCTGTTACAGAAACTGTCACCAACTTacttaaattcaataaatactgTGATTAAAATCATAGGAAACTTACCAGGAATCTTCGTTCCTTTTTGTGTTGGGGAAGTCACGCATAAGCtgcaagtaattttaatgttcaattttataactTATCTAGTCTATCTAGTTATCTAAgcattcatataaatattatagttaatattaggtatgtatctaatgttttatttatttttatgggcATACAACAGCAGTTTGTTCTTAATATTCTAAAACTAAActagttttctataaaaagataaagtagccaatagataattaagaaaaaataatacgaaGACGAACTTTAGGTGACGGATAAATAGTTACCTATAAGTGCGTTTTAATGCTTTTTTGCTTCTTAAAAaggaaataaacatttattccaaaatcgatgttacaataaataattggaTTAATTAAATGGTTTTTGCTTGATTGgtgttttaaaaacttaaattacTTAATGAATTTCAGAATAAGATGCACATTTGGAGATATGTGTGGTCTTTCCATGGTACAGTTCTTTTGTTATGTGGCCTTATCTTTCTAATATGGGGTGACACGCACGTACAGCCGTGGAATAGCATAAAGCGCAGgttttttaagattatttatgtaactaaCTTGTAGTTTGACAAGTAGACCAGTCTACATTTTTGCATAATAAAGAGGcggcaaataaaaaatttacaaaaaaaacttgGTGCTGGTTGGtagagtataatattatatatatatatatatatatatatatatatatatatatatatatatatatatatatatatatatattatatattatatatattacctgtagagtataatattattattgttcgCTAAGGGACGACTTATTATACGacttataggtacataactaatattatgtaaaaatacaatacatagTACCTTTACCTGCATATGCCATTTTACTTTACTAACTagtgcatattataatttttatccaaACAACAGTACATACCTAACTtattaactaggtacctacctagtatacgtactatgtaataaataataatatgattaatttttaGACCAAATCGAAAAAGGCGGTTTGTTACCCCTTCCCGGATGTCTAACATTATAGAAGTGGATGAAGATAATATTAGTTCGTAAGTTTGGATTTTGGCGTCTATACTAATAAGTAATACGTATTTTAATAGCTGAAGAGTTCGGTTGAACGGTCCAACCTCAAGaactacgggtccgatttgaaaaatttcttttaatgtTAAGATATCGAGGAAAGATGTAGAGATGTAGACTTTCATCAGCCTAAAACAAATAGAAGCGGATCAATGCTGTTAAAATCGCAAATTTCATCGTCAATATCAATTGATcgatatcataataatattatatgtgacataattatataataataataaattctttatttgacaACAGAAATACATGTGTACATATGCAATTAGATTTTGGGATAacttacatataattaaaacataaaccgTAGGTTAATTGCGCTATTTAAACAATGTCTCCTATACTAGGGAATGTCCTGTGTTACaggataattattaatttgataaatttccttaatccatactatatattataatattttaaatgcgaaagtaactctgtctgtctgtaataAAGTAACGCCTTAACTGGtacagaaccaatttgcatgtaatttggtatagagagtAGAGAcattttgatacctgagaaaggacataggcttctttttaccccgggacataggatagtttttattccggaaatcccacgggaacgggaactatgcgggtttttctttgactgcgcgggcgatgccgcgggtggaaagctagtataatttataattaatctcATTTTATGTCACAGGATTCGAACCTCATTTACACCGAAGCGGTCTAAGATGCAGATGTCTTTATGATGAAGCTTCAAATAAGGAAGAAACCgaattataaagaatattcTAAGACAAATATCTGATAGTTTTATTACTTCTGTAAAAGACATTCTGATAATTAACAACTCTGTTTAAGTACGGGTTGGATGAATGATGATCTACATCATTATAAttagtttgagtttaaaatattccagTGGCGTTTTCTTTCATGATTTTAGCTGTGATGAGGAGCATGATGACTATGAGTCGGAGGCTAATGCGACAGACTAGCTTTTGCCCTCGGCTTCGCTCGCGATAAGAATTATTGTTTCATCCCCTTTTTTATCCCTTTGGGGAAAGAATtgatcaaaatcctttcttaacgtatgcctacgtcctaataAATATCTACCTGCATACCAACTTTAAGCCTGATCCATCCAGTAGTTTGGGcggtgcgttgatagatcacttaTCACTACCTAGGTCAGTCGATCCCCTTTGcgttatgtaatatattttgattaaagattttaattttttacgcctaattcttttttttatcagcACGTGATTAGTTGCCATATTTAAAATCTGTTACGTTACGCACATTATTTCTAAACGAATACGTCACGTTATAGGACAGATGATTCATGATTCATATGATTGTCAACTGTCATTGTCATGTAAATTCTGAAATCTGAAATGAGGAAAACGTTCTTAAATTAGATAAACATCTAAGtgacaatatattaaataattaccataatgCCTCGGAGTATTATCGAGTATTATGCTGAGCATGAACGTTATAAATGTGGATATTGTAAGAAACCAGACACAAATTATGGTCATGGTAAGAACGTCTTTTTCTAATTGAAATACCGGATCATTTCTTTGTTCTCTTTTCTATTAAACTTGTATTGTTTTAGGATTATGGGCTCATACAATGTCTGTTTCGGACTATCAGGACTTGATAGACAGAGGCTGGCGGCGATCAGGAAAATATTGTTACAAACCAACGCTAAATATAATTTGCTGTCCCATGTATACTATTCGGTATGTAAACAATAACTATATACCTATTTcctcaaataatttttttacttaggtatgatatgaaattataaaagaagctaattattatattgaactaCAATTTTGTCATTTTAAAGATAACAGAATATGGTTATTCCTACAATAGTTCTTCTAGATTAAGGGTCATTGTACatagttgaaataattatttgattcCAGGTGCAGAGCACTGGAATTTCGACCATCAAAGTCTCAAAAGAAGGTTCTAAAGAGGTTTAATAAGTACCTGGTGGGTGAGAATGAACCAGAATGTAGTCATAGGAAAATATCTAGCTCAAGTGATGATATGAAATTTGATGAGGGTGAAGCAGAGGGAGGTGAACAATTTGTTGAAAGCAAACAAAAGCCACAAATGGTTAATTTGACTGAAAAAGATCTCAACTTTGAGGAAAACCAGGAAGGAACATGTCAAGGTAGTTCAGACGGAACATCAAATAAAACttcattttat
It encodes the following:
- the LOC123698210 gene encoding sialin-like, which gives rise to MVICVRAIVGIMIFFGYFLIYIVRYNLSVHIVDMVEISKRILFSYYNETEMLRTKPKYGMDLLHWNENKIALLLAAYHIGYCVCFPIFHNLGDRFGPTWVVGVAGIISGALNCLVPSAAWFSFWLFFIVRILNGFCAGAMLPSMIQVLRHWVPPIERHYFMWAYCGITTGTCSTFLICAAVQFYSKWSVGFYMCGAVQILWATIWLLVVNDSPDKHSFISKDELTYLKDTIGSVFTIQLMNSQAPWKLILKSVPFWAVCILNFGYAWMIISLCLHGPLYYTVILRYSIYEASTLTALPFLMRLILGTIIIQTYFWYKHNTKFRVIKNTRKYFIIVSHVIPGIIISMSWFVPIAPGPTILTIAVTLTAAGMDLIFDICYKLSPTYLNSINTVIKIIGNLPGIFVPFCVGEVTHKLQNKMHIWRYVWSFHGTVLLLCGLIFLIWGDTHVQPWNSIKRRPNRKRRFVTPSRMSNIIEVDEDNISSIRTSFTPKRSKMQMSL